TGCCCTGGGCTTGCTCATTTCCCCAGCCCACCAACGTGCCATTGGGCCGATCGGCCTTCATCCAGACTTCCGTGGAGCTCGACTCCGCACCGCTGGGGAGCATCGATGTGGGTTGCGTCAGGGCAAGCCCCGCGCCTTCGGCGCAGAGTCGACCATTCCCGACTCGACCGGCAGCGTCGCGTGTTCCGACATTCCGTAGCGCCAACGTCCCCACCGAATCGGCGAGATCGGCCCCGAAGTGGAACACACTCAAATATCCATCTTGTCGACGAAAGACTTCGCCCGACTTCGATTCCGCCGCAGCGTTTGGATTTCCCCAAAACATGCGAATCGCCTGCTTGCGATTGCCTTGAATTTTCGGAATTCGCACCCAAAGCGCCGCTTCACCCGCCTGCGGATTCCATTGTTCAATCTCATAAGCGAGTAACTCGCCTGATTCGGAAACGAATCGCAGATCATTCCCGTTCGGATGCGCCTGACGGAAATCAAAGGTGTCGCCGACCAATCGGACCAGAAGCGGAAACTGCTCAACCTGGACCGATTCCGGAAGGAATACTCCAGCTCGCGTGGTCAAAATCATCATCGATCCCGAATGCTTCCATTCCCGAAGCGAAGGCGGAACGGTCTCCGCGTGGACCGACATGGCGGGTCGAGCGAGCCCGACGAATATTCCGAGTATCGACAGAACCAGCCAACTCAACCGAACCATGGCGCAACCTCACAAGCGAGAGATGGGAACAGCGTCCCGATCCATCACTGTCGTGCGATCGATCGCTGTCCGATCCCGCCAGTCTGAACCGAATTGCCCGCAATCACAATCAGATTCTCCACGATTCCGAGGCGAGGTGATTCCACAATGATTTGCCGACCCATCTGCTAGAATCAATCAGAGCGTGAGAATGATGACGTGGCGTTTCGATGCGTGAATCAACGGGACCGCCCCGAATCAGTCGCCAGACTCCCTCGGGGCGGTGTTTCCGATCGTCGGCAAATTCCGATCATCGGAATAGGAGCGGAGCCAAATGGTAGAGGTCTCGCTTCCAGACTTCGAAGTCGTGGCCGCCGGATTCGACATGCCACACATGCGGAATCTTGGCTTGTTCCAACGCCTCATGGAACCCGCGGCTGATCCCCATCAACCCATCACGATCCCCGCAGGAAACCCAAAGCAGCTTGAGCTTCTGCTTTGCGGCTTCGGGATTCTTCACCAGATCGGCAAATTTCCGCGTGTTTGGTGCCGAGGAAAAGCCACCCACCCAGGCAAAGGTATCCAAATTCGAGAGGCCAAAATTCAGCGACTGACCGCCCCCCATCGACAAGCCAGCCAGGGCACGCGATTCGCGATCCGCCTTCACCGGATACGTCTTTTCGATGTACGGAATGAGATCGTTCAGCAAATCCTGCTCGAACCGCGCGAACGCTGGCACCTGCTTCGGAATCGCGTCGCGGGGCGAGACATCGGTCGCTGCCCGACCATTCGGCATGACCACGATCATCGGCACCATCTTCTTCTCTGCGGCGAGTCGATCGAGGATTACATTGGCCACCCCGCCGCGGGTCCATTCCTGCTCGGTCCCGCCGATCCCGTGCAACAAATACAAGACCGGATACTTCTGATTCGCATCAAACCCCGGCGGCAAATAGACTTGCGCTTTCCGATTCGCACCCACCGTCTTGGACGGATATTCAATCGTCGTCAGTTTCCCGGCGACAATCTTCTGATCGACGCGATCAAATCCTTTGGGCGGTGGTTGAATCGACGGCATGGGCGATTCCGCAGCGCGGACCGACCCGATCATCGCAACCAGAAGCATGACGATGCCGACCGGCAACTGCTGCCGAGTCAATCCGCACGCCCCAATCCCAAACCGTTGTCTCATCATCATTCTCCATCTCGATTCATCGGACAATTCGATTCCGGAAGCTATCAGCAGAGACGCCATCAGTCGTCGATTTTTTCATCGCGAATGCGAAAAACTTGGGTGCAGCCGAAATGCGATCACGCTCGATGCGAACACAACCACCCTCTCACGCGAATTCGCGTGAGAAGGTGGTTGGAAGCTGGAAACCGTGCGGCGGTGCATCCCACCAATGATGTCCGCCAGACGTTTCACTCCGCGAAATGTCACTTGGTGAATCGATAGATCCCGCGGCCAGCCGCATCGCTCACCGACAAGAAATAGACATCGCCCGGTTCATCTTCACCGAACGACAGGATCGCCTTGCCCGGATTGGCGATGGTGCGATTCGCCGTCGCTCGATTGGTCTTCGGATCGAGCTTCAACGCCCAAAGCGTCATCGTAACGTAATCCCCGTACAGGTAATACCCATTCAGTTCCGGCAAGCGACTGCCACGATAGACCGAGCCGCCCGTGATCGATTTGCCGAGATCGTGATGATATTCCCAGATCGGGTCGTGCATCTTCGCGTTGTGGCCAACCGCCTTCGGACCGAACGGATGGAAGGCTTCGCGTTGATTCCAACCGTAGTTTCCACCTTTGTGGATCTGGTTGATTTCTTCGTACAGATTCTGGCCGACATCCGCCGCCCACAATTTGCCGGTTTCGCGATCGAAACTCATCCGCCAGATGTTGCGAATGCCATAGGCCCAGATTTCCGGCAGCACGCCCGCCGATTTGACGAACGGATTATCCGCGGGCACCGAATATTTTTTGCCATTCGAAGCGGAGTTCACATCGATGCGCAGAATCTTCCCATACGGCGAGCCGAGATTCTGAGCGTTTTCCTTGGGATCGCCGCCCATGCCACCATCGCCATGGACGATGTACAAATACCCGTCCGGCCCGAAGGCGATCGTCCCACCGTCGTGATTCCAGAACAATCGATTCTCGAAGCGATAGAGTTGTTCTTCCGAAGCTGGATCAATCTTCATCGGATCTGCCGCACTTCGCTTGAACCGCGAAACGACGTTGACCCGATTTTCCTTCTTCGGCGTGTAGAAGACGTAGACTTCGCCGTTGGATTTGTACTTCGGATGGAACGCCAACCCGAGCAGCCCTTCCTCGTTCGTGTTGTCGTTATATTTCACGCGATCTTGGATATCCAACAGAATCTTGGTCTCGGTGGCCGCCTGGTCATTCGGGAAGGTGTGGACCACCCCGTGTTGCGTTGCCACGACAATCTGATTGCTGCCATCGCCAAAGTGCGTCAACACGATCGGACGGAGCGGATTCAATCGGCCATCGGCGGTCTCGGATTCCCAGCCGGTCCACTTCAGATTCGGGAAGGCCACTTCCGTCTTCAGCGGCAGTGGTTCATACTGAATTTCATAGCCCGGAATTTGGGCCGGTAACGCATAGAGATCGCCGTTGACCATATCCGGCACCAGCAGCAGTCGGCCGGTGACATCCAGGCAGGTATCCGCCGCCGATTTCAGCCCTTCGGCCATCAGAATCGGCTTCATTCCAGGACGGGGAATCCCCCACACCTTGCCCGACTTCCACGAGGAAACATACAGTTGGCCGTGATGATTCCAGGTCAGCCCGTCGCCGCCTTCCATCCCATCGGCGAGTTTCTCGACATTCCCGGAATTCAGATCGATGCGATACAGAACGCCGCTGCCGAAGTCGACCAACAGTAAGCTGGATCGTCCATCCATCGTCAGGCCATTCGGCGTGTGCAGTTCCTTCAACTTGCCGGAGTCCAGCACCAAATCAATCTTGGGCTTGCCCGTGGGAGCTTGTCCCTTCGGGGCCATCGGCGGGGTCAGCCGATAGACGGCTCCGTCGCTCCCTTTCAGATCACCGGAATCGCTGACAAAAACCGTGCCAGATTCCGCGTCGATCGTCACATCGTTCAAGAATTTCGGCGGCTTGGGAAAGGCATCGGCATCCGCCCAAACTTCAGCCTTGGGCGTCGCTGCAGTCACATCAATCCGCAGCACCCGAGTCACGTCGGTCACGAACAGATATTTTTGAAAAAAGGCGATTCCCTTCGGATCATTCAATCCCGAAACGAACGTCGTCGCCTTACCATTTTCGATTCGAGCAATCGAGCCATCCCCGTCCACCGTCCCACCGACGATCGACACATACATTTGTCGATCTGGTCCAACGGCAACCGATTCGGGATTGCTTAATCCGCGGATCAACGGCTTCGGTAATTCGGCGGCCAAACCGTCGCTCGCCAGTCCGAAAGCCAACAGAGTCAACATCAACCAGATTCGCATCGTTCACCTCATCTCTCGGCACATGGGGAAAGCATGGCCATGGCATCCGTGGTGGCATCCGCACCGCACAATCTTCGTCCTGAAGATCGAGAACGGCAGTGATCGTCCACGGATTGGCTGCACTTGCACCAAGATACCGGATGGAGTTGCGATTGGATACGAAGAACCGGAAAGTGACCAGCGAGAACGCGAAAAAGCGACCTGGATACCCAGATCGCTTTTCATCAAGTGGAGCGAAGGGGAGTCGAACCCCTGACCTCTGCAGTGCGATTGCAGCGCTCTACCAACTGAGCTACCGCCCCAATGACTTCTGTATCATAGGGGCGAGTAGAATCTTGCTCAAGAGCAGTTCCGGTCGATTCTTGAAGATGTCAGCGGAGTTCGGCAATCTTGTCCCGGTAAACCTTCGCACGCTCGTCGTCGTTTTGTTCCTCGAAATACTTGCTCAACCGATCGAGTGCTTTGAGCCGTTCCGAAGGATCCTGATTGTAGACCATTTCCACCCACAAATACGACCACATGGCATCTCGGGATTTCTTCGCTTGCATGAAGCAATCCCCCTTGATGTTGTAGCCCAGTGCCTTCAGATTCGGATCCGCTGCATTGTTGATAATGGCTTCCACTTGCGGAATTTTGTCTTCCGGTTTGACCTTCGTATCCAACGCAATCGTATACAAATCTAACCGTTGCTTCATCGGATCGGCAGCCGTCAGCCCAATCGAGGCATCGCGAATTCGCTTGGTCGCATCGGCAGGCTTGGCCGCCGCGATCAGCACGTCGATCGCCAACAATTCGACTTCGTTCTTCACATCCTTCGGGAGGGCCGCCATAGTCCCCAATCGATTGAGCACATCGAGCGCTTCGTCGTATTTGGTATCCGCAATGTAAATTCGCGCCAGTTGCCGAGCGGCGATGGAATACTGCCAACCATCCGGATGAGCGGTCAAGTAAGCGGCCAACTGCTTGGCGGCATCCGTGAGTTGTTCGGGAGTCGAGGCTAATTTCGCTTGCAACACCGCTTTGCGGAATTCGACCTGACGCGACATTTTTGGCGAATTTTTGAGTTTCGGCAATAACCCAGTGTATTCCTTCAGCGCGGTTTCTTCTTCGCGTCGATCTTCAGCCGTCATAATCGAACTATACAACAGCCGTTGATCCTTTGGCAAATCGCCATAGGTCACGCGAACAATCTCTTGCAGATCAAAATTCTTAACCGTCGGCCCCGACTTCAGCTTGATCCCGGCAACCGTGTCGGCCGTGATATCGCCTTTCACGTCCACAACCTTGTCGGTCTTTTTGTCCCGGACATAGACGGTGTCATCCACCGCCAGCAACGAGCAGCCCAATCCGAGCCAGAACAATCCCGCCAATGTGACAGCATGATTCTTCCGCATTCCAGCATCTCCAGAGCAATTGAAGTTCGTCAGGTGAATCCAGGAGCAGATTATTCGGCTTTCGGACTAATCAATTTCCCACCGGCTGCGAGATATTTCTCTTTCAGAAGCGGATATTCTTCGAGCAACGCGCGGATCGAATCTTTCAGGGTGTCCGAAAGATCTTCGTTCTTGGTTTCCAGCTCCACGAGTGCGGCGGCGATCTTCTCGAAGGCAGCCCCCTTCTTCATTTCATCTTTCAGAGTCGAATCGTTGGCACGAGTCAAGCAGCGTTGCGTTTCCACGAACAAGTCGAAGTACATCGCTCGATCGTTGACAATGCGTTGGAAGTTCGGATCACCCGCGATTCGTTCCTTGGGCAATGGCTTCAATCGGGCTTGCCAGACGCGGGCCAGCGACGTCCAGCCCGTCACCGCATCCCGCCATTTGCCTTGATCTTCCAGCAGCAGCAGCGATTCCTTGCGGACTTCGACACTCGCAAACGCCCAACCTTTCTGCTTGGCGGTCCCAAGCATCTGATTAATCAACGTCTGCGCTTTCTGATATTCTTTGGCCTTTCGATACGCCTGAGCCAGCAGGAATTGCACCTTTCGGAACGATTTGACTTTGTCTTCATCCGCGTCCGCTGCCGGTGGGGCGATCCGCTCCAAGAGTTCGACCGACTTCGCATGCACATCAATGCTGCCATAGCCCGTGGAAAGGAACAGCAACATCGTTTCCGGCAGTTTGTCGCTCTTGGCGATCTGATCCAGCAATTCGGTAAAGCTCGTCGCCATCTTGTCGGCTTCGTCGCTCTTCCCTTGTTTCTTCAGTTCGGTAATCTGCCCCCGCACATCGCGGACGACTTCTCGCAGGGTGTCGATGGTCGATTCGATCGATCCGCCGGCCTTCTGCAACTGCTGCAAAATCTCGTTCGCTCGTTCGACTTTGGAATCTTGCACGCTGGTTCGCAGCGCCAGCACCAGAATCTTGCGATATTCGCGCAGCAGACTTTCCCGACTGGGGGCAGCATTGTCGGTCTTGGCGATTTCGGCTTCGGCATCCTTGAGTTCGGGCGCCAACCGCTCGGCAATCTTCGCCAAATCCCGCATCGGCGAGAGCGATTCGCGTTGCGCTTGGCCGAACACCGCACCCACCTTCACCGCACGGGCGGCGTACGTCAGGTTGTCTCGGTCCGACTCAGCAATCGACAAGGTCGGAATCAGTTTCGCCAATTCATCGCCCAGTCGCTCCGCATCGGCATAGGTCTTAGGATCCAGCAGATAGACTTGGCCCAACTGAATTTTCGCTTCGGCGAATCCCTTGGCGATCTCGCCATCGGTGTCTTTGGTTGCCGGGGGCAGCTTTTGAATCGCCTCGATCGCTCGAGTCATCAGCGCAAGTCGTTGCGCTTCCGGGATGTTCGGTTTGGTCTCCCCGATCCCGGGCGGACGATTCAGCATGAAAATCGCGGCACCAAGGTCGCGTCGAGCTTCGTTCAAACTGGCATAATCGGTGGTGATCCGCGCCAGGGCATCGGCCGCGTTGAAATAGTCTCGCAACCGCATCAGATAGAAGCCAAGTTGGTGCCGGGCCACGTTCGCCAGCGGATCGGTCGGGAACGTGCGATCCATATAACGGGCCAAATCGATAATTTTGTTCAAATCGGCTTGCAAATCTTCGGGCGCTGCTTCTTTGTTGGCACTGCGAGCGGTGTTGTACGCATTCAGCGCCAGCATCGCGATTTGCGCCGCTTTTCCGCTGCGAGGATTGGCGCGTGCCAGGTGTTCGCCCAGCACAGCCGCTTCCATAGGACGATTGATTTGCACATACGCAAAGGTCTGCAGGAATTGAGCTTCCAGCAAATCGCGTTTGGATTCCTTCGGAGTCGCCAGCCGAATCCCGCGATCGATCAAACTAATGATCTTGGTATACGTCGACTTGCGAAGGGCTTCCACTTGTTCCGGCGTCATGGTCGCATCGGAGGAAGCGGCCATTTTCGCCTTCTGATTCAACAGTGCCTGTTCGACTTGAGCCGCCAGATAGCACTGTTCAAAGGTGGTTAGCTTCGAGGGATCATCCGCACGTGCGGCCGTCTGATCGATCACGATATTGATACGGTTTCGCACCGCCCGTTCGCTGTATTCGTTATCCGAACTCGCAATCGTCTGATACAGCGATGCCGCACGATTGAGCAGCGATTGGGCATCCCCCACCGGCGGACTCACCGGCAATCCGGTTTTCGGATCGCGCTTGATCATCTTATCGGCACGCGCACGCAAGATCCCGGCTAGGATGTATTGCACCCCCAGCCCTTCCATCGTCAGGCGATCCGAACGTCGGCGATATTGATTGAGCCACGCATCGGCTGCCTTCTGAACTTCCAGCTCGAATCCTGGGGCACCGTTGCGGGCGGTTTGTCGGAGATTGAAAAACTTGGCGAGTCGAATCCCATCGGAAGCGGCGGGACGTTTGCGTTCTTCGCCAATCAGCGAGCGATAAGCCCGATCGGCTTCCACACCGGAATCGGTCTCGTACAAACAATAGACGATCCACGCTTTGGCAACCCAGCTCAGCGGCAGATCTTCGTCTTGCCCGGCGTCGTCCAGCAGTTTCGCCGCTTTCAGGAGTTGGTCGCCCCGCGTGCGGCGATCGCCTTCACCCGCAAACGTCAACGCCCGTTCGATTTCGTTGATTCCTTGATCGATCGTCGCTCCGAGTGCCGCCTGACGAAGCCGTTTGACGCGGGCTTTCTCTTCGCTGGAATTCCCTTCGCCCAGTCCGCTGACCTGTTGCTTCAAGGTCTTGGCAGCTTCTTGGTATTGTTTCGCGGCTTGATCAAAAAATGGCCGTGCGGCGGCGAATGCCTTCAGGCGTTCTTCTTCCTCATCGATTCGTCGCGCACGAATGGCTTGCGTTTTCCCCTGTTGCGTGAGCAATCGAGCCACTTCCAGAAGGACTTGCGGACGTTCGGGATGATTGGGCGCACTCTTGAGAAACCCTTCGAATTCCCGTCGGGCTTGATCGATCAACCGAACCCGTTCGCTTTCTTCCGGTTCGGTCGGCACCAATTGCAACCGCGTGCGTGCCAGTTCCACGGGAAGCAAATCCGCTTGCACGCCGGTCGGCTTCTCTTTGGCGAGCTTCTCCAGGTATTCCAATGCCAGGTCGGACTGACCGGATTGGCGGAGACTCTCGACAAAATCGAAGTACGGAGGCGTTTCCGCCTGCCCGCGAAGCGTCACAAGGCCAAGAATTCCCAGGCCCAAGATCATCCCAAACAGTTGTCGCATGATGTCGCTCCGAGCTTGTCCGATAGGAAGTTGCGCGACGGCACCCAACGTCTGCCCATCTGCTACCCAAGCCCATACCAGATGGGCTTCGTTATACGACCTCGATTGGGTCGGATGCAAATGCTTCTTGGATTTAATGTCGATTTCGCAAGTTCCCAATTCGAAGGAGATTCCGAATGCTCCCAATTCTCCCACCAGGGCCAATCACAATGGATTCTTGACTATCAGAAGATCGCGTAATGCCGGTTCCAACTCGGGAAACGCATATTGGAACCCGGATTGGAGCACCCGTTCCGGCAGGACTTTTTGACTATCGCAAACGACTTGAACCACTTCGCCCAGCACGATTCGCAACGCCCAGCGCGGTGCGGGTAACCAACTGGGTCGCTTCATCACCCGCCCCAGCGTCTTGCAGAAATCCCGATTGCGGACCGGATGCGGGGCGACCCCGTTCCAGACGCCTGACAATTCCGGATGATCCAGCAGCCATTGGACCATTCGGCACAAATCCCCGAGATGAATCCAACTCATCCATTGTTTGCCGGAACCAAGCGGGCCGCCAACAAACATTTGGAACGGAAACAGGAATTTCTGCAATGCGCCCCCCGCTGGATCGAGCACAATTCCCGTACGAATCTTCGCCACTCGCACCCCAGCATCCTGGGCGGCTCCCGCGGCCCCTTCCCACGCAAGGGACAGTTGGTTCAGCCAGCCATTCCCCGGTGCAGAATCTTCGGTAAACTCCGCTTCCGGGTCCGTGGGATAGTAGCCGATTGCGGAACCACAAATGAACGTCTTCGCTTTGCCATCCGCACAACGGGGCAATTTCGCCATTGCTTCCGCAATCAGTCGCGTGCTTTGAACCCGACTATCCCAGCATTGCTGCTTGAATGTCGGACTCCACCGCTTGGCGAAGAGATTTTCCCCCGCCAGGTGGATCACCGCATCGCAACCGGCGAGTTCGTCCAACCAATCCCCGGCCTGGGTTGGATCGCCAGCAAGCCAGGTGAGTTGGTCGTTGCTGGATGATTTCGGCCGTCGAGAAACCGCGAGCAGGCGATGGCCGCTCTCCAAGAGCATCGGAACCAGCTTCGTGCCAATCATCCCCGTTGCACCCGTCATCCCAATTCGCATCGTCATCTCCAGAATCCGGTTTGTTGA
This DNA window, taken from Tuwongella immobilis, encodes the following:
- a CDS encoding tetratricopeptide repeat protein encodes the protein MRQLFGMILGLGILGLVTLRGQAETPPYFDFVESLRQSGQSDLALEYLEKLAKEKPTGVQADLLPVELARTRLQLVPTEPEESERVRLIDQARREFEGFLKSAPNHPERPQVLLEVARLLTQQGKTQAIRARRIDEEEERLKAFAAARPFFDQAAKQYQEAAKTLKQQVSGLGEGNSSEEKARVKRLRQAALGATIDQGINEIERALTFAGEGDRRTRGDQLLKAAKLLDDAGQDEDLPLSWVAKAWIVYCLYETDSGVEADRAYRSLIGEERKRPAASDGIRLAKFFNLRQTARNGAPGFELEVQKAADAWLNQYRRRSDRLTMEGLGVQYILAGILRARADKMIKRDPKTGLPVSPPVGDAQSLLNRAASLYQTIASSDNEYSERAVRNRINIVIDQTAARADDPSKLTTFEQCYLAAQVEQALLNQKAKMAASSDATMTPEQVEALRKSTYTKIISLIDRGIRLATPKESKRDLLEAQFLQTFAYVQINRPMEAAVLGEHLARANPRSGKAAQIAMLALNAYNTARSANKEAAPEDLQADLNKIIDLARYMDRTFPTDPLANVARHQLGFYLMRLRDYFNAADALARITTDYASLNEARRDLGAAIFMLNRPPGIGETKPNIPEAQRLALMTRAIEAIQKLPPATKDTDGEIAKGFAEAKIQLGQVYLLDPKTYADAERLGDELAKLIPTLSIAESDRDNLTYAARAVKVGAVFGQAQRESLSPMRDLAKIAERLAPELKDAEAEIAKTDNAAPSRESLLREYRKILVLALRTSVQDSKVERANEILQQLQKAGGSIESTIDTLREVVRDVRGQITELKKQGKSDEADKMATSFTELLDQIAKSDKLPETMLLFLSTGYGSIDVHAKSVELLERIAPPAADADEDKVKSFRKVQFLLAQAYRKAKEYQKAQTLINQMLGTAKQKGWAFASVEVRKESLLLLEDQGKWRDAVTGWTSLARVWQARLKPLPKERIAGDPNFQRIVNDRAMYFDLFVETQRCLTRANDSTLKDEMKKGAAFEKIAAALVELETKNEDLSDTLKDSIRALLEEYPLLKEKYLAAGGKLISPKAE
- a CDS encoding YfgM family protein, whose protein sequence is MRKNHAVTLAGLFWLGLGCSLLAVDDTVYVRDKKTDKVVDVKGDITADTVAGIKLKSGPTVKNFDLQEIVRVTYGDLPKDQRLLYSSIMTAEDRREEETALKEYTGLLPKLKNSPKMSRQVEFRKAVLQAKLASTPEQLTDAAKQLAAYLTAHPDGWQYSIAARQLARIYIADTKYDEALDVLNRLGTMAALPKDVKNEVELLAIDVLIAAAKPADATKRIRDASIGLTAADPMKQRLDLYTIALDTKVKPEDKIPQVEAIINNAADPNLKALGYNIKGDCFMQAKKSRDAMWSYLWVEMVYNQDPSERLKALDRLSKYFEEQNDDERAKVYRDKIAELR
- a CDS encoding alpha/beta hydrolase, which encodes MRQRFGIGACGLTRQQLPVGIVMLLVAMIGSVRAAESPMPSIQPPPKGFDRVDQKIVAGKLTTIEYPSKTVGANRKAQVYLPPGFDANQKYPVLYLLHGIGGTEQEWTRGGVANVILDRLAAEKKMVPMIVVMPNGRAATDVSPRDAIPKQVPAFARFEQDLLNDLIPYIEKTYPVKADRESRALAGLSMGGGQSLNFGLSNLDTFAWVGGFSSAPNTRKFADLVKNPEAAKQKLKLLWVSCGDRDGLMGISRGFHEALEQAKIPHVWHVESGGHDFEVWKRDLYHLAPLLFR
- a CDS encoding TIGR01777 family oxidoreductase, translated to MTMRIGMTGATGMIGTKLVPMLLESGHRLLAVSRRPKSSSNDQLTWLAGDPTQAGDWLDELAGCDAVIHLAGENLFAKRWSPTFKQQCWDSRVQSTRLIAEAMAKLPRCADGKAKTFICGSAIGYYPTDPEAEFTEDSAPGNGWLNQLSLAWEGAAGAAQDAGVRVAKIRTGIVLDPAGGALQKFLFPFQMFVGGPLGSGKQWMSWIHLGDLCRMVQWLLDHPELSGVWNGVAPHPVRNRDFCKTLGRVMKRPSWLPAPRWALRIVLGEVVQVVCDSQKVLPERVLQSGFQYAFPELEPALRDLLIVKNPL
- a CDS encoding PQQ-dependent sugar dehydrogenase codes for the protein MRIWLMLTLLAFGLASDGLAAELPKPLIRGLSNPESVAVGPDRQMYVSIVGGTVDGDGSIARIENGKATTFVSGLNDPKGIAFFQKYLFVTDVTRVLRIDVTAATPKAEVWADADAFPKPPKFLNDVTIDAESGTVFVSDSGDLKGSDGAVYRLTPPMAPKGQAPTGKPKIDLVLDSGKLKELHTPNGLTMDGRSSLLLVDFGSGVLYRIDLNSGNVEKLADGMEGGDGLTWNHHGQLYVSSWKSGKVWGIPRPGMKPILMAEGLKSAADTCLDVTGRLLLVPDMVNGDLYALPAQIPGYEIQYEPLPLKTEVAFPNLKWTGWESETADGRLNPLRPIVLTHFGDGSNQIVVATQHGVVHTFPNDQAATETKILLDIQDRVKYNDNTNEEGLLGLAFHPKYKSNGEVYVFYTPKKENRVNVVSRFKRSAADPMKIDPASEEQLYRFENRLFWNHDGGTIAFGPDGYLYIVHGDGGMGGDPKENAQNLGSPYGKILRIDVNSASNGKKYSVPADNPFVKSAGVLPEIWAYGIRNIWRMSFDRETGKLWAADVGQNLYEEINQIHKGGNYGWNQREAFHPFGPKAVGHNAKMHDPIWEYHHDLGKSITGGSVYRGSRLPELNGYYLYGDYVTMTLWALKLDPKTNRATANRTIANPGKAILSFGEDEPGDVYFLSVSDAAGRGIYRFTK